A section of the Streptomyces sp. Je 1-369 genome encodes:
- a CDS encoding alginate lyase family protein gives MAVVVRRRRQRVLVLVVAPLLVVLAAACGGGGSGDGSTRTAAARPLDLAFTHPGVLVGKEQLERARARVRGREEPWFAAFEQMRHSKYAADDYTAKPYAVVECPPDTRPGRGCVEEREDALAAYTHALLWNVTGERAHAEKAVQIMDAWAKVITRHTEDNAGLQTAWAASSWARAAEAVRYTYDGWPDGQLLRFERMLRNAYLPQVRDGAVARNGNWDLVMADATMSMAVFLDDHATFEKAVQHFRTRVPAYFYLESDGKLPVSPAGSGIDTAAELKKYWFGQGTYADGLSQETCRNFKHASYSLAATSHLAETARHQGVDLYGEVRDRLRAAFEFHSKYQLGAAAPAWLCGGRVRRDMGPDTEVGLSHLRGRLKLDMPQTEKYTRERRPEGTDGLFVAWETLTHADSA, from the coding sequence ATGGCAGTTGTGGTTCGTCGGCGGCGACAGCGCGTTCTCGTACTGGTCGTGGCGCCGCTTCTCGTCGTCCTCGCCGCGGCCTGCGGCGGGGGCGGCTCCGGTGACGGGAGTACGCGTACCGCCGCCGCGCGGCCCCTCGATCTCGCGTTCACGCATCCCGGTGTGCTCGTCGGCAAGGAGCAGCTGGAGCGGGCGCGGGCCCGGGTGCGGGGGCGGGAGGAGCCGTGGTTCGCGGCGTTCGAGCAGATGCGGCACAGCAAGTACGCGGCCGACGACTACACCGCGAAGCCGTACGCCGTCGTGGAGTGCCCGCCCGACACCCGGCCCGGACGAGGGTGCGTCGAGGAGCGTGAGGACGCGCTGGCCGCGTACACGCACGCCCTGCTCTGGAACGTCACCGGTGAGCGCGCGCACGCCGAGAAGGCCGTACAGATCATGGACGCCTGGGCGAAGGTCATCACCCGGCACACCGAGGACAACGCGGGGCTGCAGACCGCCTGGGCCGCCTCGTCCTGGGCGCGTGCCGCCGAAGCCGTGCGCTACACGTACGACGGCTGGCCCGACGGGCAGCTCCTGCGCTTCGAGCGGATGCTGCGCAACGCCTATCTGCCCCAGGTCCGCGACGGCGCCGTCGCGCGCAACGGCAACTGGGACCTGGTCATGGCCGACGCCACCATGAGCATGGCCGTCTTCCTCGACGACCACGCCACGTTCGAGAAGGCCGTGCAGCACTTCAGGACGCGCGTGCCCGCGTACTTCTACCTGGAGTCCGACGGGAAGCTGCCCGTCTCCCCGGCGGGCAGCGGCATCGACACCGCCGCCGAGCTGAAGAAGTACTGGTTCGGGCAGGGCACGTACGCCGACGGGCTCTCCCAGGAGACGTGCCGCAACTTCAAGCACGCAAGCTACTCGCTCGCCGCCACCTCGCACCTGGCGGAGACCGCCCGGCACCAGGGCGTCGACCTGTACGGGGAGGTCAGGGACCGGCTCCGGGCGGCCTTCGAGTTCCACTCCAAGTACCAGCTGGGCGCGGCGGCGCCCGCCTGGCTGTGCGGCGGCAGGGTGCGGCGCGACATGGGACCCGACACGGAGGTCGGCCTCAGCCACCTGCGGGGACGGCTGAAGCTGGACATGCCGCAGACCGAGAAGTACACGCGGGAGCGGCGGCCCGAGGGGACGGATGGCCTCTTCGTCGCCTGGGAGACCCTCACGCACGCCGACAGCGCGTAA
- a CDS encoding aldo/keto reductase produces MTSLRPLGSSDLEVFPLSLGGNVFGWTADRAASFAVLDAYTAAGGNFIDTADAYSAWVDGNKGGESETLIGEWLAGRGNRSDVVVATKVGSHPDYKGLSAATIKGGADASLRRLGTDYIDLYYTHFDDTSVPVEEIIGALDELVRAGKVRAIAASNISPERLQESLDVSDREGLARYVALQPHYNLVSRDTYEGPLQEVASRSGLAAVPYFGLAAGFLTGKYRAGAHVESARSSGVEAYVGTERGDRVLAALDEIAQEHGAQVPTVALAWLAAQPTVAAPIASARTVEQLPALLAVADLELTEAEVAALNAASA; encoded by the coding sequence ATGACTTCTCTTCGCCCACTCGGCTCCTCCGACCTCGAGGTCTTCCCGCTCTCCCTCGGCGGCAACGTCTTCGGCTGGACCGCGGACCGGGCGGCGTCCTTCGCCGTCCTCGACGCCTACACCGCGGCAGGCGGCAACTTCATCGACACCGCCGACGCGTACTCGGCCTGGGTCGACGGCAACAAGGGCGGCGAGTCCGAGACCCTCATCGGAGAGTGGCTCGCCGGGCGCGGCAACCGCTCCGACGTCGTCGTGGCCACCAAGGTCGGCTCCCACCCCGACTACAAGGGCCTGTCCGCCGCCACCATCAAGGGCGGCGCCGACGCGTCGCTGCGGCGCCTCGGCACGGACTACATCGACCTCTACTACACCCACTTCGACGACACGTCGGTGCCCGTGGAGGAGATCATCGGCGCGCTCGACGAGCTGGTGCGGGCGGGCAAGGTGCGGGCGATCGCCGCCTCCAACATCTCCCCCGAGCGGCTCCAGGAGTCCCTCGACGTCTCCGACCGCGAGGGCCTCGCGCGCTACGTCGCGCTGCAACCGCACTACAACCTCGTCTCCCGCGACACCTACGAGGGCCCCCTACAGGAAGTCGCCTCCCGTTCCGGCCTCGCGGCCGTCCCCTACTTCGGGCTCGCGGCGGGCTTCCTCACAGGCAAGTACCGCGCGGGCGCACACGTCGAGAGCGCGCGCAGCTCGGGGGTCGAGGCGTACGTGGGGACGGAGCGGGGCGATCGCGTACTCGCCGCCCTCGACGAGATCGCGCAGGAGCACGGGGCGCAGGTCCCGACCGTGGCCCTGGCCTGGCTCGCGGCACAGCCCACCGTGGCGGCGCCGATCGCCTCCGCGCGGACGGTGGAGCAGCTGCCGGCGCTGCTCGCGGTGGCGGATCTCGAGCTGACGGAGGCGGAGGTCGCGGCGCTGAACGCGGCGTCCGCGTAA
- the trmB gene encoding tRNA (guanosine(46)-N7)-methyltransferase TrmB translates to MSDSSRNADAPDAADVAPSRGGGRVTAAPRFPGGPSPDPAGSHHERRIRSFQPRRSRVTTSQGDALRRLWPTWGLDIDGLRTLDLAELFGDEQGPRPDLPVVLEIGFGMGEATAEMAAADPDTGILAVDVHTPGQGNLLGLAERAGLDNVRVANGDAIILLREMLPDQCLDGLRVYFPDPWPKARHHKRRLIQPEFLTLAAPSLKPGALLHCATDWEPYAGQMLEVLTAHPDFENTQPDGGYAPRPDFRPRTRFEGQGLDKGHVVHDLLFRRVAPTTPPATATAED, encoded by the coding sequence GTGTCTGACTCATCTCGTAACGCCGATGCTCCCGATGCCGCCGACGTCGCCCCGTCCCGGGGTGGGGGGCGGGTTACCGCTGCTCCTCGGTTTCCCGGGGGGCCCTCGCCCGATCCTGCCGGGTCGCATCATGAGCGGCGGATCCGTAGTTTCCAGCCCCGGCGGAGCCGGGTGACCACCAGCCAGGGGGACGCCCTGCGGCGGCTCTGGCCCACGTGGGGCCTGGACATCGACGGACTCCGCACCCTCGACCTCGCCGAGCTGTTCGGCGACGAGCAGGGGCCGCGCCCCGACCTGCCCGTCGTCCTGGAGATCGGGTTCGGCATGGGTGAGGCCACCGCCGAGATGGCCGCCGCCGACCCGGACACCGGCATCCTCGCCGTCGACGTGCACACCCCGGGCCAGGGCAACCTCCTCGGCCTCGCCGAGCGCGCCGGCCTCGACAACGTCCGCGTGGCCAACGGGGACGCGATCATCCTGCTCCGGGAGATGCTGCCGGACCAGTGCCTCGACGGGCTGCGCGTCTACTTCCCCGACCCCTGGCCCAAGGCCCGCCACCACAAGCGCCGCCTCATCCAGCCCGAGTTCCTGACCCTCGCCGCGCCCTCCCTCAAGCCCGGCGCGCTGCTGCACTGCGCGACCGACTGGGAGCCGTACGCCGGGCAGATGCTCGAGGTGCTCACCGCGCACCCCGACTTCGAGAACACGCAGCCCGACGGCGGCTACGCCCCGCGCCCCGACTTCCGCCCCCGCACCCGCTTCGAGGGCCAGGGCCTGGACAAGGGCCACGTCGTCCACGACCTGCTGTTCCGACGCGTCGCCCCCACCACGCCCCCAGCCACGGCGACCGCCGAGGACTGA
- a CDS encoding M23 family metallopeptidase encodes MASNRPAPQAVYVPNDDDFGSYDESSFEEWNPTEESVRPVRGRHRVHKKGGGGLARSSTVLGVGVIAAVGAGGIATAQDGKPPVSISMPDLGAVTDSLPEAESLPGVGSLMSDDAAADTTVAASAPLTAAGVSTADAEQGTADAGEALRARIMQQAENQQNQADSAVRTAAEDAAVKKAAEEAAAQQKAAEQEADAEAAAKKKKAEEARKAKAEAARLAKLAKSFVIPTSSYTLTSHFGDAGSMWSSGHHTGLDFAAPTGTPLKAVHTGTVKEAGWAGAYGYRTVLELEDGTEVWYCHQSSLNVSAGQKVSTGDVIGRVGATGNVTGPHLHMEVHTPGGSGIDPLGWLQSKGLNP; translated from the coding sequence GTGGCGTCCAACCGGCCTGCCCCCCAAGCCGTGTACGTTCCGAATGACGACGACTTCGGTTCGTACGACGAGAGCTCCTTCGAAGAGTGGAACCCCACCGAGGAGTCCGTCCGTCCCGTCCGCGGCAGGCACCGTGTGCACAAGAAGGGCGGCGGCGGACTCGCCCGCAGCTCCACCGTGCTCGGCGTGGGCGTCATCGCCGCCGTCGGCGCGGGCGGCATAGCCACCGCGCAGGACGGCAAGCCGCCGGTCTCCATATCGATGCCCGACCTGGGCGCGGTCACCGACTCGCTGCCCGAGGCCGAGTCGCTGCCGGGCGTGGGCTCGTTGATGTCCGACGACGCCGCCGCGGACACCACCGTCGCCGCCTCGGCCCCCCTCACCGCCGCGGGCGTCAGCACCGCCGACGCGGAGCAGGGCACCGCCGACGCGGGCGAGGCCCTGCGCGCCCGCATCATGCAGCAGGCCGAGAACCAGCAGAACCAGGCGGACAGCGCCGTGCGGACCGCGGCGGAGGACGCCGCCGTCAAGAAGGCCGCCGAAGAGGCGGCCGCGCAGCAGAAGGCCGCCGAGCAGGAGGCGGACGCCGAGGCCGCCGCCAAGAAGAAGAAGGCGGAGGAGGCCCGGAAGGCGAAGGCCGAGGCCGCGCGCCTGGCCAAGCTCGCCAAGAGCTTCGTCATCCCCACCTCCTCGTACACCCTCACCTCGCACTTCGGCGACGCGGGCTCCATGTGGTCCTCCGGCCACCACACCGGCCTGGACTTCGCGGCGCCCACGGGCACCCCGCTGAAGGCCGTGCACACCGGCACCGTCAAGGAGGCCGGCTGGGCGGGCGCGTACGGCTACCGCACCGTGCTCGAACTCGAGGACGGCACGGAGGTCTGGTACTGCCACCAGTCCTCGCTCAACGTCAGCGCGGGCCAGAAGGTCTCCACGGGTGACGTCATCGGCCGCGTCGGCGCGACCGGCAACGTCACGGGGCCGCACCTCCACATGGAGGTCCACACGCCGGGCGGCTCGGGGATCGACCCGCTCGGGTGGCTGCAGAGCAAGGGCCTCAATCCCTGA
- a CDS encoding YceI family protein — protein MSAITELSQLSGEYVLDTARTRIGFVARHAVGPQVRGHFEEFEGSAHLDGTDPARSTVRLTIRSESLQSHNKFRDNPVRAKFLDTGNHPVITFTSTEVRRVDDTHYKVTGDLTIRGTTKPLTLDVESTGGENGPQGDVTVVFKGSALIDRKDWGVKANPVDTLFVAAPVTLEFEAAAVRRA, from the coding sequence ATGTCAGCGATCACCGAGCTCAGCCAGCTGAGCGGCGAGTACGTCCTCGACACCGCCCGCACCCGCATCGGGTTCGTCGCCCGGCACGCGGTCGGACCCCAAGTGCGCGGCCACTTCGAGGAGTTCGAGGGAAGCGCGCATCTGGACGGGACCGACCCCGCCCGGTCCACCGTCCGGCTCACGATCCGATCGGAGAGCCTCCAGAGCCACAACAAGTTCCGCGACAACCCGGTGCGCGCCAAGTTCCTGGACACCGGGAACCACCCCGTCATCACCTTCACCTCGACCGAGGTGCGGCGCGTCGACGACACCCACTACAAGGTGACCGGCGACCTGACGATCCGCGGCACGACGAAGCCGCTCACCCTGGACGTCGAGTCGACGGGCGGCGAGAACGGCCCACAGGGCGATGTCACGGTCGTCTTCAAGGGCAGCGCCCTGATCGACCGCAAGGACTGGGGCGTCAAGGCCAACCCCGTGGACACGCTCTTCGTCGCCGCGCCGGTGACGCTGGAGTTCGAGGCCGCCGCGGTCCGCCGCGCCTGA
- the lhgO gene encoding L-2-hydroxyglutarate oxidase produces MKKVAYDCDVLVIGGGIVGLATAYALTRSTPGTRVTVLEKEAGPARHQTGRNSGVIHSGIYYRPGSLKARYAVRGAAEMVKFCAEYGVAHEVTGKLIVATERDELPRLHALVQRGRENGIPVRELGPAQITEYEPEVRGLAAIHVGTTGICDYSAVAARLADASGAEIRYGARGEVVRIDRRADRGVAVLTADGTVVRGKVLVNCAGLHCDGIARLTGDDPGMRIVPFRGEYFELARPELVRGLVYPVPDPAFPFLGVHLTRGIDGGVHVGPNAVPALAREGYGWSVVRPRELAGTIGWPGSWHMARRHWRYGAGELRRSASKSAFTEAVRRLLPAVRTDDLVAAPAGVRAQAVLRDGTLVDDFLIREGARAVHVLNAPSPAATASLPIGREVARRVRGALRGAEGG; encoded by the coding sequence GTGAAGAAGGTCGCGTACGACTGCGACGTGCTGGTGATCGGCGGCGGAATCGTCGGGCTCGCGACGGCGTATGCCCTCACGCGCAGCACTCCCGGCACGCGGGTCACGGTTCTGGAGAAGGAGGCGGGCCCAGCCCGGCACCAGACGGGCCGCAACAGCGGGGTGATCCACAGCGGGATCTACTACCGCCCGGGCTCACTCAAGGCGCGGTACGCGGTGCGGGGCGCCGCCGAGATGGTCAAGTTCTGCGCGGAGTACGGCGTCGCGCACGAGGTCACCGGCAAGCTCATCGTCGCGACCGAGCGGGACGAGCTGCCGCGCCTGCACGCGCTGGTCCAGCGCGGCAGGGAGAACGGGATTCCGGTGCGCGAGCTGGGGCCCGCGCAGATCACCGAGTACGAACCGGAGGTCCGCGGGCTCGCCGCGATCCACGTGGGCACGACCGGGATATGTGACTACAGCGCGGTGGCGGCGCGCCTGGCCGACGCGTCCGGGGCGGAGATCCGGTACGGCGCCCGGGGCGAGGTCGTCCGGATCGACCGCCGGGCCGACCGGGGCGTCGCCGTCCTCACCGCCGACGGGACCGTCGTGCGCGGCAAGGTCCTCGTGAACTGCGCGGGGCTGCACTGCGACGGGATCGCGCGGCTCACCGGGGACGACCCCGGCATGCGGATCGTGCCGTTCCGGGGGGAGTACTTCGAGCTGGCGAGGCCCGAGCTGGTGCGGGGCCTCGTCTATCCCGTGCCCGATCCGGCGTTCCCCTTCCTCGGCGTCCACCTCACCCGTGGGATCGACGGTGGCGTCCACGTGGGGCCGAACGCGGTGCCGGCGCTGGCGCGGGAGGGGTACGGGTGGTCGGTCGTCCGGCCCCGCGAGCTCGCCGGGACGATCGGCTGGCCCGGGTCCTGGCACATGGCGCGGCGCCACTGGCGGTACGGGGCGGGGGAGCTGCGGCGGTCCGCGTCCAAGTCCGCGTTCACCGAGGCGGTGCGGAGGCTGTTGCCGGCGGTCCGGACCGATGATCTTGTGGCTGCGCCTGCGGGGGTGCGGGCGCAGGCGGTGCTTCGGGACGGGACGCTGGTCGACGACTTCCTCATACGGGAGGGGGCGCGGGCGGTTCACGTCCTGAACGCGCCCTCGCCGGCCGCGACGGCGTCTCTGCCGATTGGGCGGGAGGTGGCTCGTCGCGTGCGGGGCGCGTTGCGGGGGGCGGAGGGGGGCTGA
- a CDS encoding MFS transporter produces MSREQRGPNEKLGTVLALAGISNAGLARRVNDLGAQRGLTLRYDKTSVARWVSKGMVPQGAAPHLIAAAIGQKLGRPVPLHEIGLADADPAPEVGLAFPRDVGAAVKSATELYRLDLAGRRAGGGGIWQSLAGSFAVSAYATPASRWLITPADSSVARDVTREAPRDTVHTDDGGAPMKVGHSDVLKLREAAEDARRWDSKYGGGDWRSSMVPECLRVEAAPLLLGSYSDEVGRALFGASAELTRLAGWMAFDTGQQEAAQRYYIQALRLARAAADVPLGGYVLASMSLQATYRGFGDEGVDLAQAALERNRGLATARTMSFFRLVEARAHARANDAQAAGAALRAAEGWLERARDGDNDPSWLGFYSYDRFAADAAECYRDLKAPRQVRRFTEQALSRPTEEFVRSHGLRLVVSAVAELESGNLDAACEQGTRALEVAGRISSARTTEYVKDLLHRLEPYGDEPRVVELRERARPLLVAPA; encoded by the coding sequence ATGTCCAGGGAGCAACGCGGGCCGAACGAAAAACTCGGCACCGTTCTCGCCCTCGCGGGAATCAGCAATGCGGGACTCGCGCGCCGGGTCAACGACCTCGGCGCCCAACGCGGGTTGACGCTCCGTTACGACAAGACATCGGTGGCCCGGTGGGTGTCCAAGGGCATGGTGCCGCAGGGCGCCGCCCCCCACCTGATCGCGGCGGCCATCGGGCAGAAGCTCGGCCGCCCGGTGCCCCTGCACGAGATCGGCCTCGCGGACGCCGACCCCGCGCCGGAGGTGGGCCTCGCCTTCCCGCGCGACGTGGGGGCGGCGGTGAAGTCCGCGACCGAGCTGTACCGCCTCGATCTGGCGGGCCGGCGCGCGGGCGGCGGCGGCATCTGGCAGTCCCTGGCCGGCTCCTTCGCCGTGAGCGCCTACGCGACGCCCGCGTCGCGCTGGCTGATAACCCCCGCGGACAGCTCCGTGGCGCGTGACGTGACGCGTGAGGCGCCCCGCGACACCGTGCACACCGACGACGGCGGCGCGCCGATGAAGGTGGGCCACAGCGACGTACTGAAGCTGCGGGAGGCGGCCGAGGACGCGCGCCGCTGGGACTCCAAGTACGGCGGCGGTGACTGGCGCTCCTCGATGGTCCCCGAGTGCCTGCGGGTCGAGGCGGCGCCGCTGCTGCTCGGCTCGTACTCCGACGAGGTCGGACGTGCCCTCTTCGGGGCCTCCGCCGAGCTGACGCGCCTCGCCGGCTGGATGGCCTTCGACACGGGCCAGCAGGAAGCCGCGCAGCGCTACTACATCCAGGCACTGCGCCTCGCGCGTGCGGCCGCCGACGTCCCCCTCGGGGGGTACGTCCTGGCGTCCATGTCCCTCCAGGCGACCTACCGGGGCTTCGGCGACGAGGGGGTCGACCTCGCGCAGGCCGCGCTGGAACGGAACCGTGGCCTCGCGACCGCCCGCACGATGAGCTTCTTCCGCCTCGTCGAGGCACGGGCACACGCGCGTGCCAACGACGCGCAGGCCGCGGGGGCGGCGCTGCGGGCCGCCGAGGGCTGGCTGGAGCGGGCCCGTGACGGTGACAACGACCCGTCCTGGCTCGGCTTCTACTCGTACGACCGCTTCGCCGCCGACGCCGCCGAGTGCTACCGCGACCTGAAGGCACCGCGGCAGGTGCGGCGCTTCACGGAGCAGGCGCTGTCCCGCCCCACGGAGGAGTTCGTGCGCTCGCACGGCTTACGGCTCGTGGTGTCGGCCGTCGCCGAGCTGGAGTCCGGGAACCTCGACGCGGCGTGCGAGCAGGGGACGCGGGCGCTGGAGGTCGCCGGGCGGATCTCGTCCGCGCGGACCACGGAGTACGTGAAGGATCTGCTGCACCGGCTAGAGCCGTACGGGGACGAGCCGCGGGTGGTCGAGCTGCGGGAGCGGGCGCGGCCTCTGCTGGTGGCTCCGGCGTAG
- a CDS encoding PrsW family glutamic-type intramembrane protease — protein MATGSPYPIPPEAPAPRELLRVRWWQRRAIRVAALVTLLALSGLVILALVREQTGTEGFLVGLGLATVPVPLLVAAFRWLDRVAPGPWRNLLFSFSWGACAAALVAIVANSFAIRWIATATADPGSADTLGATVIAPIVEESAKAAAVLLVFLFRRRDFTGIVDGVVIAGVTATGFAFTENILYLGNAFVTDQLSRESGLASVTAATFFVRVVMSPFAHPLFTVLTGIGFGIAALSAERQVVRRVLLPLTGLLLAMGMHALWNGSAVFGQFGFFTVYALFMLPAFGLLTWLAIWTRQRELRTIRDELPVYAAAGWLTPPEPYALGSMRARSLARDYAAYTWGKPAARTVAEYQMYATSLAFLRHRGRRGRAGADFVVRERELLEKLWERREPARPALAYAAQATAPAMPPVPPPYGMYGTPAPYGTPAPYGTYGDRPPHAPLPYGPPQPYPAYGYPTTTYNPYRP, from the coding sequence GTGGCCACCGGTTCCCCGTATCCGATACCCCCCGAGGCGCCCGCCCCGAGGGAGCTCCTCCGTGTCCGCTGGTGGCAGCGGCGCGCGATCCGCGTCGCCGCGCTCGTGACGCTGCTCGCCCTTTCCGGCCTGGTGATCCTCGCCCTCGTACGGGAGCAGACCGGCACCGAGGGCTTCCTCGTCGGGCTCGGCCTCGCGACCGTGCCCGTACCGCTCCTCGTCGCCGCGTTCCGCTGGCTGGACCGCGTGGCACCCGGCCCCTGGCGGAACCTCCTCTTCTCCTTCTCCTGGGGCGCCTGCGCCGCCGCACTCGTCGCGATCGTGGCGAACAGCTTCGCGATCCGCTGGATAGCCACCGCCACCGCCGACCCCGGCAGCGCCGACACCCTCGGCGCGACGGTCATAGCCCCGATCGTCGAGGAGAGCGCGAAGGCCGCCGCCGTGCTCCTCGTCTTCCTCTTCCGCAGACGCGACTTCACCGGGATCGTCGACGGCGTCGTCATAGCGGGGGTGACCGCGACCGGGTTCGCGTTCACCGAGAACATCCTCTATCTGGGCAACGCCTTCGTCACCGACCAGCTCAGCCGCGAGAGCGGCCTCGCCTCCGTGACCGCGGCGACCTTCTTCGTACGCGTCGTCATGTCGCCGTTCGCCCACCCGCTCTTCACGGTCCTGACCGGCATCGGCTTCGGCATCGCCGCGCTCTCGGCCGAGCGGCAGGTGGTGCGCCGCGTGCTGCTCCCGCTCACCGGGCTGCTCCTCGCGATGGGCATGCACGCCCTGTGGAACGGCTCCGCGGTCTTCGGGCAGTTCGGGTTCTTCACCGTGTACGCCCTCTTCATGCTCCCGGCGTTCGGCCTGCTGACCTGGCTCGCCATCTGGACCCGCCAGCGCGAGCTGCGCACGATCCGCGACGAGCTGCCCGTGTACGCGGCGGCGGGCTGGCTCACCCCGCCCGAGCCGTACGCGCTCGGCTCGATGCGCGCCCGCTCGCTGGCCCGCGACTACGCCGCGTACACCTGGGGCAAGCCCGCGGCCCGCACGGTCGCGGAGTACCAGATGTACGCGACGTCCCTCGCGTTCCTGCGCCACCGGGGCCGCCGCGGACGGGCCGGTGCCGACTTCGTCGTACGCGAGCGGGAACTCCTCGAGAAGCTGTGGGAGCGCCGCGAACCGGCCCGCCCCGCCCTCGCGTACGCGGCACAGGCGACGGCACCGGCCATGCCACCCGTACCGCCGCCGTACGGCATGTACGGGACACCCGCGCCGTACGGAACCCCCGCGCCGTACGGGACGTACGGCGACCGGCCTCCGCACGCCCCGCTCCCCTACGGGCCCCCGCAGCCCTACCCGGCCTACGGCTACCCGACCACGACGTACAACCCCTACCGCCCCTAG
- a CDS encoding PP2C family protein-serine/threonine phosphatase encodes MQRGDGRGVGGRQAVGQRGEADERGAGGATGPERAFVRVLPLLLLVVGVVYDASTPSEFTASPLFTAAPLIAAPFYSRLSTVLTGVAATAAVLFLHYGSTISSQVEAVTEVVTVVTVAALAIVINRVVRRSNDRLAIARSISEATQRAVLPEPDPRIGGLDFAARYEAAQADAFIGGDLYAVQDTPHGVRLIVGDVRGKGMGAVAAVAVVIGAFREAAEQEATLEAVAQRLERALAREGTRRDGLDAFEGFTTAVLAEIRHGEGAVRLVNRGHPPPLLLRGDGRLCVLSASEPALPLGMGDLGAWPDRADETELPPGALLLFYTDGLSEARNAAGEFYDPAARLGGRIFPGRSGPHALLAALAGEVRRHTGGGMTDDMALLAVRRPTAGEPDGTTGAPGVTAGD; translated from the coding sequence ATGCAGCGCGGTGATGGGCGCGGAGTCGGCGGGAGACAAGCGGTGGGGCAGCGAGGAGAAGCCGACGAAAGGGGGGCCGGCGGGGCCACCGGGCCCGAGCGGGCGTTCGTCCGGGTCCTGCCGCTCCTGCTCCTCGTCGTCGGCGTCGTGTACGACGCGTCGACCCCGTCGGAGTTCACCGCGTCCCCCCTCTTCACCGCCGCACCCCTCATCGCCGCCCCCTTCTACTCGCGGCTCAGCACCGTCCTGACCGGCGTCGCCGCCACCGCCGCCGTCCTCTTCCTGCACTACGGCAGCACCATCAGCAGCCAGGTCGAGGCCGTCACCGAGGTGGTCACCGTGGTGACCGTCGCCGCGCTCGCCATCGTCATCAACCGTGTCGTGCGGCGCAGCAACGACCGGCTCGCCATCGCCCGCTCCATCTCCGAGGCCACCCAGCGCGCCGTGCTGCCCGAACCGGATCCGCGGATCGGCGGGCTCGACTTCGCGGCGCGGTACGAGGCGGCGCAGGCCGACGCGTTCATCGGGGGTGATTTGTACGCCGTACAGGACACCCCGCACGGCGTACGGCTCATCGTCGGCGACGTACGCGGAAAAGGCATGGGCGCCGTCGCGGCCGTCGCCGTCGTCATCGGCGCCTTCCGGGAGGCCGCCGAGCAGGAGGCCACCCTGGAGGCGGTCGCGCAGCGCCTGGAGCGGGCGCTCGCCCGCGAGGGCACCCGGCGCGACGGCCTTGACGCGTTCGAGGGGTTCACCACCGCGGTCCTCGCCGAGATCCGGCACGGCGAGGGCGCCGTACGGCTGGTGAACCGCGGGCACCCGCCGCCGCTGCTGCTGCGCGGCGACGGGCGGCTCTGCGTCCTGTCGGCGAGCGAACCCGCGCTGCCGCTCGGCATGGGCGACCTCGGGGCCTGGCCGGACCGCGCGGACGAGACGGAGCTCCCGCCCGGCGCGCTGCTGCTCTTCTACACGGACGGCCTCTCGGAGGCGCGCAACGCGGCGGGGGAGTTCTACGATCCCGCCGCCCGGCTCGGCGGGCGGATCTTCCCGGGCCGGAGCGGCCCGCACGCGCTCCTTGCCGCGCTCGCGGGGGAGGTGCGGCGGCACACCGGGGGTGGCATGACGGACGACATGGCGCTGCTCGCGGTGCGGCGCCCCACCGCGGGGGAACCGGACGGCACGACCGGAGCTCCGGGTGTCACGGCCGGTGATTGA